In one window of Chryseobacterium sp. JV274 DNA:
- a CDS encoding nuclear transport factor 2 family protein yields the protein MIKKLIFAIGFMMAVSVSAQKTSDKEAVNAVAEKFRLAMISGEKPDLESLILPELTYGHSGGHIDDAKEFVEKLVSKKSDFVTIDITNQTLNIVGNTAIVRHHFYATTADAGKAPGDVTLDILLVWVKVKNDWKLLARQAVKAEKKK from the coding sequence ATGATTAAAAAATTAATTTTTGCCATTGGTTTTATGATGGCAGTAAGTGTTTCAGCGCAGAAAACAAGTGATAAGGAGGCCGTAAATGCTGTTGCCGAAAAGTTCAGATTAGCAATGATAAGCGGAGAAAAACCTGATTTAGAATCTTTGATCCTGCCGGAATTAACTTATGGACATTCAGGAGGTCATATTGATGACGCCAAGGAATTTGTAGAAAAATTAGTCAGCAAAAAGTCTGATTTTGTAACGATTGATATTACAAATCAAACTCTAAATATTGTAGGAAATACAGCCATTGTCCGTCATCATTTTTATGCAACGACCGCTGATGCCGGAAAAGCACCAGGAGATGTGACGTTGGATATCTTATTGGTTTGGGTAAAAGTGAAAAATGACTGGAAGCTATTGGCCAGACAGGCGGTGAAGGCTGAAAAGAAGAAATAA